CCCGGATTGCACTTGCCACATCATGGCCTTCCTGGACCGTAATCGTCCCTGGCACGGCCACTCGGACATCAACCAAGATGTAGTGGCCATGTGCCCGTGCACGCAGCCGGTCAAGTCTTTTCACATACGGAACAGATAAAATGGTACGGGCAAACGACTCCACTTTGTCCGGTTCCACCGTTCTTTCCATCAACACTTCGACCGCTTCTTTTCCGGTCTCATAAGCCAGTTTGAAAATTAACAACGCCACTATAAAAGCGGCCACTGAGTCTGCGTAGTACAAGGAAGGCATTTGCAGCCAGTTGCCTGCAAGCGCAATCCCGATTCCTGCAAATGCAAAAACAGACGCAATCACATCTGCCTTATGGTCTACCGCCGTTGCTACCAATCCTGCTGAATTATATTTTTTCCCCAGCCGCATCGTATAGGAATATAACACCTGTTTGAGTATCCATGAAAATACGGCTGCCGCAAACGCGATCCAATGCGGCGCATGCGGCGTT
The sequence above is a segment of the Effusibacillus dendaii genome. Coding sequences within it:
- a CDS encoding cation diffusion facilitator family transporter, yielding MNQRERAGKQAAWISVVSNVMLTIMKLAVGYWFLSNALIADGFHSAADVLASVAVLFAMRISNQPADEEHPYGHGKAEVVASGIVAGILAVAALEIAVGSVKAFFETPHAPHWIAFAAAVFSWILKQVLYSYTMRLGKKYNSAGLVATAVDHKADVIASVFAFAGIGIALAGNWLQMPSLYYADSVAAFIVALLIFKLAYETGKEAVEVLMERTVEPDKVESFARTILSVPYVKRLDRLRARAHGHYILVDVRVAVPGTITVQEGHDVASAIRDRIKQENPDVEEVLVHLNPWYREEASES